One part of the Marispirochaeta sp. genome encodes these proteins:
- the nusB gene encoding transcription antitermination factor NusB, with amino-acid sequence MGSRRKGRVLAFQALFSWDLNPQSTEELVSFSWIDEEMRERYEQETIDFARFIVLGTIENLKEIDDCISGHLEHWDFKRIGKIDLAILRMSAYALKFQADIPATVTIDEAIDIAKIYGSDESYRFINGVLDGILKSHHEKE; translated from the coding sequence ATGGGATCACGTCGCAAGGGCAGGGTGCTGGCATTTCAGGCCCTTTTCAGCTGGGATTTAAACCCCCAATCTACCGAAGAACTTGTCTCCTTTTCCTGGATTGATGAGGAAATGCGGGAGCGTTATGAGCAGGAGACCATTGATTTTGCCCGCTTTATTGTGTTGGGGACAATTGAGAACCTTAAGGAGATTGATGACTGTATTTCCGGACATCTTGAGCACTGGGATTTTAAGCGGATCGGAAAGATCGACCTTGCAATCCTGCGGATGAGCGCCTACGCTCTGAAATTCCAGGCTGATATACCCGCAACGGTAACAATTGATGAAGCGATTGACATAGCAAAGATCTACGGCAGTGATGAATCCTACCGTTTTATTAACGGAGTGCTGGACGGAATATTAAAATCTCATCATGAAAAGGAATAA
- the secG gene encoding preprotein translocase subunit SecG: MVVVSVLLMVLFVISALLLIFIVLIQDDQGDGLGGMFGGGSSTPFGSRSGNILTRFTSVLGIIFMTSAFALAWINVSDTEGDVEGAARRMANDAAQAEWWNQNPDQGEANQDTAE; encoded by the coding sequence ATGGTAGTTGTTTCTGTATTGCTGATGGTTCTGTTTGTAATCAGCGCGCTCTTGTTAATTTTTATTGTCCTGATCCAGGACGATCAGGGAGACGGTCTCGGAGGAATGTTCGGTGGAGGAAGCTCCACCCCTTTCGGATCACGCTCAGGTAATATTCTTACCAGGTTTACCTCGGTCCTTGGAATCATCTTCATGACAAGCGCTTTCGCGCTGGCCTGGATAAATGTCTCAGATACTGAAGGGGATGTCGAAGGTGCTGCTCGAAGAATGGCTAATGACGCAGCACAGGCGGAATGGTGGAACCAGAATCCTGATCAGGGCGAAGCGAATCAGGACACAGCAGAATAG
- a CDS encoding phosphoglycerate kinase, whose amino-acid sequence MSLKTIKDIDLKNKRVLVRVDFNVPLKEGTITDDTRIKAALPTLKYILDQQGASLILMTHLGRPKGKREPAYSLAPVAARLGELLGKEVIMAPDCIGDEVEKLVSGLSGGDVMMLENVRFYEGETKNDTDFAASLAKLGDVYVNDAFGTAHRAHASTEGVAHHLESAAGFLIEKEVKFFAPLLDKPARPFVAIIGGAKVSTKIAVLETLLPKCTTLVIGGGMAYTFLKAQGHGIGKSLLEEDFLDTAKSLLKKADEAGVEVILPLDHVVAAEFSDSAQAEQVDGADVPEGKIGMDVGPKTLAKIKSTVAAAKNVVWNGPLGVFEFDAFARGTLEVAGYVADCAGTTVVGGGDSVAAVNKFNLADRIDHVSTGGGASLEFLEGKALPGIVALTK is encoded by the coding sequence ATGTCCCTTAAAACAATTAAAGATATCGATCTGAAAAATAAACGGGTTCTGGTACGCGTCGATTTTAATGTCCCCTTGAAAGAGGGGACCATCACCGACGACACCCGCATAAAGGCGGCGCTGCCGACCCTGAAGTACATTCTCGATCAGCAAGGGGCGTCACTGATACTCATGACTCATCTGGGGCGGCCTAAAGGCAAAAGGGAGCCGGCGTACAGTCTGGCTCCCGTAGCCGCCCGTCTTGGCGAACTCCTTGGAAAAGAAGTAATAATGGCACCCGACTGCATCGGCGATGAGGTGGAGAAGCTCGTCTCAGGTCTTTCAGGCGGAGACGTCATGATGCTTGAGAACGTCCGCTTTTACGAAGGTGAAACAAAGAACGACACCGATTTTGCGGCATCTCTGGCAAAGCTGGGAGACGTATATGTGAATGATGCCTTTGGTACTGCCCATCGCGCTCATGCCTCGACCGAAGGGGTGGCTCATCACCTGGAATCCGCAGCAGGTTTCCTGATCGAGAAGGAGGTCAAGTTTTTTGCTCCCCTTCTTGATAAACCGGCACGGCCCTTTGTCGCCATCATTGGCGGTGCTAAAGTCTCAACAAAGATTGCTGTACTTGAAACCCTTCTTCCAAAATGTACCACCCTGGTAATTGGAGGCGGCATGGCCTATACCTTTCTTAAAGCCCAGGGGCACGGAATTGGAAAGTCCCTTCTTGAAGAGGATTTTCTGGATACCGCTAAATCTCTTTTGAAAAAAGCAGATGAGGCCGGAGTTGAGGTTATTCTTCCCCTTGATCATGTTGTGGCTGCGGAGTTCTCAGATTCCGCGCAGGCTGAACAGGTCGACGGTGCGGATGTGCCGGAGGGCAAGATCGGTATGGACGTTGGCCCGAAAACCCTGGCAAAGATTAAAAGTACTGTTGCTGCTGCTAAAAATGTGGTCTGGAATGGTCCGTTGGGGGTTTTTGAGTTTGACGCCTTTGCCAGGGGAACCCTGGAGGTCGCCGGATACGTTGCGGACTGTGCCGGAACCACGGTGGTCGGCGGCGGAGATTCTGTAGCCGCTGTTAACAAGTTCAATCTTGCTGACCGTATAGACCATGTTTCAACCGGAGGAGGGGCCTCACTCGAATTTCTCGAAGGCAAAGCTCTTCCCGGAATAGTTGCATTGACAAAATAA
- the tpiA gene encoding triose-phosphate isomerase: MRRYFIAGNWKMNKTLSEALVLVEGLKKEVAGVAHRVMVAPPFTALDAVAKSLKGSDIILGAQNMSDQESGAHTGEVSVLMLKDLGVEVVILGHSERRLIYGETDEFINRKVRLAIAHGMEVILCVGETLEQREAGKAEAVVEEQLSGSLKNVTEADLKMVTIAYEPVWAIGTGKTATPDDADAIHKAVRGKITDLYSSKAADDMIIQYGGSVKPDNAKELMGMENIDGALVGGAALKVDSFVPIVKFDT; this comes from the coding sequence ATGCGAAGATATTTTATTGCCGGAAACTGGAAAATGAACAAGACCCTTTCTGAAGCACTTGTTCTGGTGGAAGGGCTCAAAAAAGAGGTGGCCGGGGTTGCTCACCGCGTTATGGTCGCGCCTCCTTTTACGGCACTCGATGCTGTAGCAAAGAGCCTGAAAGGAAGCGATATAATTCTCGGCGCCCAGAACATGTCCGATCAGGAATCCGGCGCTCATACCGGAGAGGTCTCTGTTCTCATGCTCAAGGACCTTGGTGTAGAGGTTGTAATCCTCGGCCACTCCGAGCGGCGGCTCATCTACGGAGAAACTGATGAGTTCATCAATCGAAAGGTTCGCTTGGCGATAGCTCATGGTATGGAGGTTATCCTCTGTGTCGGTGAGACTCTGGAACAGCGTGAAGCGGGAAAAGCCGAGGCCGTGGTAGAAGAACAGCTTTCCGGCAGCCTTAAAAACGTGACGGAAGCCGATCTCAAGATGGTAACCATCGCCTATGAACCGGTGTGGGCCATTGGAACGGGGAAAACCGCGACTCCCGACGATGCAGACGCGATTCATAAAGCTGTTCGTGGAAAGATCACGGACCTGTATTCATCAAAGGCTGCGGATGATATGATCATTCAGTACGGTGGTTCAGTTAAACCGGATAATGCCAAAGAGTTGATGGGGATGGAAAACATTGACGGCGCCCTTGTCGGCGGTGCCGCCCTTAAGGTTGACTCTTTTGTTCCGATTGTGAAATTTGATACCTAG
- the map gene encoding type I methionyl aminopeptidase, whose translation MIRLKNQTQLDGIRRSCRLLADVFSLLEPMVVPGVSTKELDEAAENAIREGGGEPAFLGYMEYPASICASINEVVIHGIPDATKLVEGDIISIDIGIKLDGYFSDRALTLPVGRIDDQKQKLMDITLECLELGISKAVAGNRVKDISKAVFEHACSAGYGIVRDFCGHGTGIELHEEPQIPNYIGRGPNPRLKPGMVIAIEPMINQGTFEVEILDDDWTVVTTDRKPSAHFEHTLAILEDRTEILTRSRT comes from the coding sequence ATGATCAGATTAAAAAACCAGACTCAGCTGGACGGGATCAGACGGTCCTGCCGTCTTCTTGCAGATGTTTTCTCCCTGCTTGAGCCTATGGTAGTACCAGGAGTAAGCACTAAGGAGCTTGACGAAGCAGCGGAAAATGCAATACGTGAAGGTGGAGGCGAGCCTGCATTCCTCGGTTACATGGAATACCCCGCCAGTATCTGTGCCTCAATAAACGAGGTTGTAATACACGGAATTCCGGATGCTACAAAGCTTGTGGAAGGGGATATTATAAGTATTGATATCGGCATCAAGCTGGATGGATACTTCAGTGACCGGGCCCTTACCCTTCCTGTCGGCAGGATTGACGATCAGAAGCAGAAGCTGATGGATATCACACTTGAGTGCCTCGAGCTTGGAATCAGTAAGGCCGTAGCAGGGAACCGGGTAAAAGATATATCCAAAGCCGTCTTCGAGCATGCCTGTTCCGCAGGGTATGGAATCGTACGCGATTTTTGCGGGCATGGAACAGGAATAGAACTTCATGAGGAACCGCAGATCCCCAATTATATCGGCAGAGGCCCAAACCCAAGACTTAAGCCCGGTATGGTTATAGCAATTGAACCTATGATAAATCAGGGAACATTCGAAGTGGAAATACTGGATGATGACTGGACGGTGGTAACCACCGACCGTAAACCTTCAGCTCACTTTGAACATACTTTGGCTATCCTTGAGGACAGAACAGAAATTCTTACTCGTTCCCGGACTTGA
- a CDS encoding Do family serine endopeptidase translates to MGTRLYGIKLVVFTVLLSLISGCVGMTSLTIQKNFRKVADDTLPVVVQVNTVDIFSQEVPDLDGWDFFFPDPEGDTESEEREFRTQGLGSGVIVRRVGDTYFVVTNHHVVGEADEVSITLHNGRIYPADLVGKDPRRDLAVLSFSAPGVGIQEAELGDSDSLRIGDLVIAVGNPFGYNGTVTQGIISGLHRSGPTDISDFIQTDASINQGNSGGALVDLKGRVIGINTWITTPTGGSIGLGFAIPINSVRGVIDQLVETGRVAYGWLGVSITDTSHDILESMKEEDVSGAVVTNIYVGSPAEKAGIRPGDIILNAGQRRVKNADNLIQAVSDLPVNKESGFVILRDGKTLSLPVSVEERADDDTIRSRAEKFWPGLRLYPVTDALQEELENVPDRGVYILAVDKGTPGDTAGFKSGDVVTRFGGAAVDSLDAFYSALKAAEGETAIVIVQREGEQLELKLGPMKQN, encoded by the coding sequence ATGGGAACTCGATTGTACGGAATAAAACTGGTTGTATTTACGGTCTTACTATCGCTGATCAGCGGCTGTGTGGGAATGACTTCTCTTACGATACAGAAAAACTTTCGGAAGGTGGCTGATGATACACTGCCGGTTGTCGTGCAGGTAAACACGGTGGATATCTTTTCTCAGGAAGTCCCGGATCTCGATGGATGGGACTTCTTTTTTCCCGATCCGGAAGGTGATACTGAATCCGAAGAACGGGAGTTTCGTACCCAGGGACTGGGCTCCGGGGTAATTGTCCGCCGTGTCGGGGACACCTACTTCGTTGTTACCAATCATCACGTTGTAGGAGAGGCGGACGAGGTGAGCATAACTCTGCATAACGGCAGAATATATCCCGCTGATCTCGTCGGTAAAGATCCGCGGCGGGACCTTGCTGTTCTCTCTTTCTCGGCCCCTGGGGTTGGAATACAGGAGGCTGAACTGGGGGATTCCGATTCTCTTCGTATTGGGGATCTTGTTATAGCGGTTGGGAATCCCTTTGGATATAACGGTACCGTAACCCAGGGAATAATATCCGGACTGCACAGGTCGGGACCTACGGATATCAGCGACTTTATTCAGACCGATGCGTCAATTAATCAGGGAAACTCCGGTGGAGCTCTGGTAGATCTGAAGGGCAGGGTAATCGGGATTAATACCTGGATTACAACACCCACCGGCGGAAGTATAGGTCTCGGTTTTGCCATACCCATTAACAGCGTCAGAGGCGTTATTGATCAACTGGTAGAAACAGGACGGGTTGCCTACGGGTGGCTCGGGGTAAGCATCACCGACACAAGCCATGATATCCTCGAGAGCATGAAGGAGGAGGATGTATCCGGCGCGGTGGTCACAAATATTTATGTGGGGAGTCCCGCGGAGAAAGCCGGTATTCGCCCCGGAGACATCATCCTGAACGCAGGGCAGCGACGGGTCAAGAACGCCGACAATCTTATTCAGGCGGTGAGCGATCTGCCTGTCAACAAGGAGAGCGGTTTTGTAATCCTGCGGGATGGAAAAACACTGTCCTTGCCAGTTTCTGTTGAGGAGCGGGCGGATGATGATACCATCCGTTCCCGGGCGGAAAAGTTCTGGCCGGGACTTCGCCTCTATCCCGTAACCGATGCTCTGCAGGAAGAGCTGGAGAACGTTCCTGATCGGGGTGTCTATATCCTTGCTGTGGATAAGGGAACGCCGGGAGATACAGCAGGATTTAAATCCGGTGATGTGGTTACCCGCTTTGGGGGAGCAGCTGTAGATTCCCTTGACGCATTCTACTCTGCCTTGAAAGCCGCGGAAGGCGAGACAGCAATTGTTATTGTTCAACGTGAAGGCGAACAACTGGAGCTGAAGCTCGGTCCCATGAAACAAAACTAA
- a CDS encoding tetratricopeptide repeat protein — translation MKRNKWDIFPKILIILLVLLAAYALYDHKQNVYRDLDFREVLSDFDDLIAAGRNTEALDALRSISKLELSSFQYLQILKRAYAFAFEAGAESLFSDLARNAAERFPGREELWFIYCRALIMNGNPEKAGELAQKNLRSGKFLGMRAESFLAANMEMDRYLDEEAAKSSFRTGGLIRLLNSRDPKQFVSVGKEWNSTELIADAALLYAEGGSVTEANELMKNSSENKFPELSLQLAYDAGDPQYGLVLIQQMRNSSDVSEPILQLYQADFSFALGRGKKTLEVYQDLMQENPDYSVLPYVNAAVLDSAFAEDYLRRGITYHPESTILLERLGELYYQTGETGTAGETFNKLLEIDPENPAVKIRLADLKLGAGSMGSTARLWSAYHGENGENLALFLGWRLFGNRDEEGLRVLTELQYQRSGRDQKVLEGLLLSLKRDYRNAAENFEAAYKINRYWEYLYNAGRLYLAAGDAENALDVFKQADEIFTMQEDFSSENRSRLWLGIGESHLAMGDIRNSSNALAYALDLDPDNLRASLLINTLNQTDMH, via the coding sequence ATGAAAAGGAATAAATGGGATATTTTCCCGAAAATTCTGATAATACTTCTTGTACTGCTTGCAGCGTATGCCTTATATGATCATAAGCAAAACGTTTACCGGGACCTTGATTTTAGAGAAGTCCTCTCTGATTTTGATGATCTGATAGCAGCTGGACGGAATACGGAAGCATTGGATGCCCTCCGTTCAATTTCAAAGCTGGAACTTTCCAGTTTCCAATACCTCCAGATTTTAAAAAGGGCTTACGCCTTTGCGTTTGAAGCCGGAGCTGAGTCTCTGTTCTCCGATCTCGCCCGTAATGCTGCTGAGCGTTTCCCCGGACGGGAGGAGCTCTGGTTTATCTATTGTCGTGCTCTGATCATGAACGGCAATCCGGAAAAAGCCGGAGAACTTGCTCAAAAGAATTTACGCTCCGGCAAATTCCTTGGAATGCGTGCAGAGAGTTTTCTCGCAGCAAATATGGAGATGGACAGATATCTTGACGAGGAGGCTGCAAAAAGCAGTTTTCGTACCGGAGGTCTGATTCGGCTTTTGAACAGCCGTGATCCAAAACAGTTTGTGTCGGTCGGGAAGGAATGGAATTCTACCGAGCTTATTGCGGATGCCGCCCTCCTGTACGCAGAGGGCGGATCTGTGACAGAAGCTAACGAGTTAATGAAGAATTCTTCAGAGAATAAATTTCCCGAATTATCTCTTCAGCTGGCCTACGATGCGGGAGACCCCCAATATGGCCTGGTTCTTATACAGCAAATGAGAAATTCTTCAGATGTCTCTGAACCAATACTTCAGTTGTATCAGGCCGATTTCTCCTTTGCCCTGGGCAGGGGAAAAAAAACGTTAGAGGTCTATCAGGATCTGATGCAGGAAAATCCGGATTATTCTGTGCTCCCCTACGTTAACGCTGCCGTGCTGGATTCGGCGTTTGCCGAAGATTACTTGCGCCGGGGAATTACATACCATCCGGAATCAACGATTCTTCTTGAACGCCTGGGTGAACTTTACTACCAGACTGGAGAGACCGGCACTGCAGGAGAAACGTTTAACAAGCTGCTTGAAATAGATCCGGAAAACCCTGCTGTAAAGATTCGTCTGGCAGACCTGAAGTTGGGGGCCGGTTCCATGGGAAGCACCGCCCGTCTATGGTCGGCGTATCACGGAGAAAATGGGGAAAACCTGGCTCTGTTTCTAGGATGGCGTCTTTTTGGTAATCGTGACGAAGAGGGATTGAGAGTTTTAACTGAACTCCAGTACCAGAGAAGTGGTCGGGATCAGAAAGTGCTGGAGGGACTTTTATTATCCCTGAAGAGAGACTATCGTAATGCAGCTGAAAACTTCGAAGCAGCCTATAAGATAAACAGATACTGGGAGTATTTATACAATGCCGGGCGCTTGTACCTTGCTGCCGGAGACGCAGAAAATGCCCTTGATGTCTTTAAACAGGCAGATGAAATCTTTACAATGCAGGAAGATTTTTCATCAGAAAACCGAAGCAGACTATGGCTTGGTATTGGAGAATCCCATTTAGCTATGGGGGATATCAGGAATTCATCCAATGCTCTTGCGTATGCTCTGGATCTGGATCCGGACAATTTACGGGCTTCTCTGTTGATAAATACTTTGAATCAAACGGATATGCATTAA
- a CDS encoding peptidylprolyl isomerase gives MKNVGCFFIATIAFILPLQINAAPLDGPAAMINLIRTEIITKGQLQQRVEETEEVRVQARLGIPPQTEKQVLDAMIAEILIQQAAERDGIAVSESEITAALNNQRKSAELQLQQRGELGASEQLPEPRFRELMEQQTRMSWEEIRESIRKQLLQQKYIMQTQTDLLDDISQPTEQEIQNRYKKMATSLINPEIIRFSQIFISTMNKNDAAVDILRERAEEIHKKLRQGADFSALVTEYTDDAGSRYSGGDFGYLARDDARAEAYFGKDFFTRLFNIDVNQVSGVMRSNIGFHIVKVTEHRDAKILSLNDPLSPTNQMTVREYISRLIINEEQQKALHAAYSRVVSTLRSEAEIQVFE, from the coding sequence ATGAAAAATGTCGGATGCTTTTTCATTGCTACTATAGCCTTTATCTTGCCCCTGCAGATAAATGCTGCTCCCCTGGACGGACCGGCGGCGATGATAAATCTTATCCGGACGGAAATTATAACAAAAGGGCAGTTGCAGCAGCGGGTCGAAGAGACCGAAGAAGTTCGCGTTCAGGCCCGTCTTGGTATTCCCCCTCAGACGGAAAAGCAGGTACTTGATGCCATGATCGCGGAAATTTTGATTCAGCAGGCTGCTGAACGGGATGGAATTGCAGTTTCGGAGAGCGAGATTACTGCAGCGTTAAACAATCAGCGAAAAAGCGCGGAGCTGCAGCTGCAGCAGCGTGGAGAGCTGGGAGCATCAGAACAACTTCCTGAACCTCGCTTTCGGGAGCTCATGGAGCAGCAGACCAGAATGAGCTGGGAAGAGATCCGTGAATCTATAAGAAAACAGCTGCTTCAGCAGAAATATATAATGCAGACCCAGACAGATCTTCTCGATGATATCAGCCAGCCGACGGAACAGGAAATCCAGAATCGTTATAAAAAGATGGCCACCAGTCTAATCAATCCTGAGATTATACGATTCAGCCAGATTTTCATCTCCACAATGAATAAAAACGACGCCGCTGTAGATATTCTTCGGGAGCGAGCGGAAGAGATTCATAAAAAGCTGCGTCAGGGGGCTGATTTCAGTGCCCTGGTTACCGAATATACCGATGACGCAGGTTCACGGTATTCCGGCGGTGATTTTGGATATCTGGCCCGGGACGACGCACGGGCGGAGGCCTATTTCGGGAAGGATTTCTTTACCAGGCTGTTCAATATCGATGTAAACCAGGTTTCCGGGGTTATGCGCTCGAATATCGGTTTCCATATTGTAAAAGTTACTGAACATCGGGATGCTAAAATCCTCTCTCTTAATGATCCTTTGAGTCCTACCAATCAAATGACTGTCCGTGAATATATAAGCAGATTGATCATTAACGAAGAACAGCAAAAGGCACTCCATGCGGCTTACAGCAGGGTGGTCAGCACACTTCGTAGCGAGGCAGAGATTCAGGTGTTTGAGTAG
- a CDS encoding phosphoribosyltransferase family protein — translation MKKEFLTYQTMRDNSIKLAYSIYKDGFVPDVIYVSLRGGAYLGNIISEYFKAIRRNSRPVFYAAVVARSYTDIRQHERVMVDGWTYDPDYLRNGDKILLVDDIFDSGRTINYLSEIIIQKGIPREDIKIAVHDYKVLEYIPEDKRLPLQPDYFCRKLSINSPEEDYWIHYASHELLGLSREERERYYYSGSEDPLLREALESALG, via the coding sequence ATGAAGAAAGAGTTTCTGACATATCAGACAATGCGGGACAATTCCATTAAGCTGGCATATTCGATTTATAAAGACGGCTTTGTTCCAGATGTTATCTACGTCTCCCTGAGGGGCGGGGCTTATCTGGGGAATATCATAAGCGAATATTTCAAGGCAATACGCAGAAACAGCCGGCCGGTATTCTACGCTGCGGTGGTTGCCCGTTCGTACACCGATATACGTCAGCATGAACGTGTTATGGTTGACGGCTGGACCTACGACCCGGACTATCTCCGTAACGGTGACAAGATCCTGCTGGTTGACGATATTTTCGATTCCGGCCGCACAATCAATTATCTTTCCGAGATTATTATCCAGAAAGGAATCCCCCGGGAGGATATAAAAATCGCAGTCCATGATTACAAGGTTCTTGAATACATCCCTGAGGATAAGCGGCTGCCTCTTCAGCCGGATTATTTCTGCCGTAAGCTCAGCATAAACTCCCCCGAAGAAGATTACTGGATCCATTATGCGAGTCACGAGCTGCTTGGTCTCAGCAGGGAAGAGCGGGAACGGTACTACTACTCAGGCAGCGAAGACCCTCTGTTACGGGAAGCCCTGGAGAGTGCTCTGGGATGA